The Streptomyces sp. NBC_01689 genome includes a window with the following:
- a CDS encoding O-antigen ligase family protein — protein MSRALTLSPTTPGTPGTPSDAPASSSPRPRSPLGALLVRVRGALPVLPVVAVVALLGLPIAPSGEGGANIADAMSGLLVVGCAVRLVRHRRRPLSPGAAVVLALPVIGIAVAAADAAGPGAGLTGLTRYLQIFVLVPAAVALLVRDRRDLRLLAWAFVALALWQGTVGVHQYVTGTGASYQGEDVRAVGTFGPTDVMGMATVVAFGLVCAVALALGSGTVRQRTLAVVCALALLPPLALSFSRGAWIATALACGAQLALAGLRRAVKVGAVVAAVAVILVGGLGVGTEMLQQRLDSITQVTDAPDQSVVDRYTMWAAAVDMWRDHPLTGVGLKGFPDHRDGHASLALSSGSDIGGAGTAYSKQPLLSPHNMYLLVLSEQGLIGLLALAGSWLALLVCALRGLVRVRRAPPDGPATAVGGGPARTVTGLDCALIACGLLCWQLVDFVYADIGGPSTVLTGVCFGLVAWWALVDRVSPLSLASEAGVSPTRPVAAGASVRPTASDAPGASAAPISVASVAEAVPTAPVSEAAAPPVSASAASPGSSPTPGSTEEAPTR, from the coding sequence ATGAGCCGAGCCCTGACGCTCTCGCCGACCACCCCGGGCACACCGGGCACACCGTCCGACGCTCCCGCGTCCTCGTCGCCCCGACCCCGCTCGCCGCTGGGCGCCCTGCTGGTCCGGGTCCGCGGCGCGCTGCCGGTGCTGCCCGTCGTGGCGGTGGTGGCCCTGCTCGGGCTGCCGATCGCGCCGAGCGGGGAGGGCGGCGCGAACATCGCGGACGCCATGTCCGGTCTGCTCGTGGTCGGCTGTGCGGTACGGCTCGTACGGCACCGCCGGCGTCCGCTGTCCCCGGGCGCGGCGGTGGTCCTCGCGCTGCCCGTGATCGGCATCGCGGTCGCGGCCGCCGACGCTGCGGGCCCCGGGGCCGGGCTCACCGGCCTCACCCGCTATCTGCAGATCTTCGTCCTGGTGCCCGCGGCCGTGGCGCTGCTGGTCCGGGACCGTCGCGATCTCCGGCTGCTGGCCTGGGCGTTCGTCGCCCTGGCGCTGTGGCAGGGCACGGTCGGGGTGCACCAGTACGTCACCGGGACCGGTGCCTCCTACCAGGGCGAGGACGTCCGGGCCGTGGGCACCTTCGGCCCGACGGACGTGATGGGCATGGCGACGGTGGTCGCCTTCGGGCTGGTGTGCGCGGTCGCCCTGGCACTCGGTTCGGGCACGGTACGACAGCGGACCCTGGCCGTGGTGTGCGCGCTGGCGCTGCTGCCGCCGCTCGCGCTGTCGTTCAGCAGGGGCGCGTGGATCGCCACGGCTCTGGCGTGCGGTGCCCAGCTGGCGCTGGCCGGGCTGCGGCGCGCGGTGAAGGTGGGGGCCGTCGTCGCCGCCGTGGCCGTGATCCTGGTGGGCGGACTCGGCGTCGGTACCGAGATGCTGCAGCAGCGCCTCGACAGCATCACGCAGGTGACCGACGCGCCGGACCAGTCGGTGGTGGACCGCTACACCATGTGGGCGGCGGCCGTCGACATGTGGCGCGACCACCCGCTGACGGGTGTCGGGCTCAAGGGCTTCCCGGACCACCGCGACGGCCACGCCTCGCTCGCGCTCTCCTCGGGCAGCGACATCGGCGGCGCCGGAACCGCGTACAGCAAGCAGCCGCTGCTCTCCCCGCACAACATGTATCTGCTCGTGCTGAGCGAACAGGGACTGATCGGGCTGCTCGCCCTCGCGGGCAGCTGGCTGGCGCTCCTGGTGTGCGCGCTGCGGGGGCTGGTCCGGGTGCGCCGGGCCCCGCCGGACGGCCCGGCGACGGCCGTCGGCGGCGGCCCCGCGCGGACCGTGACGGGGCTCGACTGCGCGCTGATCGCGTGCGGGCTGCTCTGCTGGCAGTTGGTGGACTTCGTGTACGCGGACATCGGCGGTCCCTCGACCGTGCTGACGGGCGTCTGCTTCGGCCTGGTGGCCTGGTGGGCGCTGGTGGACCGGGTGTCCCCGCTGTCCCTGGCCTCCGAGGCCGGAGTGTCTCCGACGCGACCGGTGGCCGCGGGCGCCTCCGTCCGGCCGACCGCCTCGGACGCCCCGGGCGCCTCGGCCGCCCCGATCTCCGTGGCCTCCGTGGCCGAGGCCGTCCCGACCGCGCCGGTCTCCGAAGCGGCGGCGCCGCCCGTGTCCGCGTCGGCGGCCTCACCGGGGTCCTCACCGACGCCGGGCTCGACGGAGGAGGCACCGACACGATGA
- a CDS encoding GNAT family N-acetyltransferase — MRAAPRSALRAEIVTEEGEFAALAPAWGRLYGRCGAATPFQSHAWLYSWWLSYGTPGRLRLVLVREGDELRAVAPLMRVRRPLPALVPLGGSISDYGDVLIDDEYADRAAATLAEGLSLAARSALIDFREVRPGGAVERVYERWSGPRRRVRDSVCLELPALSMDGLVNRLPSSKAQRVRAKLRKLTALGIERRIVPPGEVDSALRRLLELHRLQWQGRKVTSEHLQKRFAEHLVRSVEPMVSSGDAVVTEFRLDGAVMAVDLTLLSPRLAGGYLYGAHPDLRERKADVAVMLLDACARHTEGDARGALSLLRGDEPYKHHWRPDPVVNQRLLLARRRTAPLLSAVVCDVLARSRGKQLVRRWRERGGDRS; from the coding sequence CTGCGGGCCGCGCCCCGCAGCGCCCTGCGGGCCGAGATCGTCACCGAGGAGGGCGAGTTCGCCGCCCTGGCGCCCGCCTGGGGACGCCTCTACGGCCGGTGCGGCGCCGCCACCCCGTTCCAGAGCCACGCCTGGCTGTACTCCTGGTGGCTGTCGTACGGCACCCCGGGCCGTCTCCGTCTCGTCCTGGTCCGGGAGGGCGACGAGCTCCGCGCGGTCGCGCCGCTGATGCGCGTCCGCCGTCCGCTGCCGGCGCTGGTGCCGCTCGGCGGGTCCATCTCCGACTACGGGGACGTCCTCATCGACGACGAGTACGCCGACCGCGCCGCGGCGACGCTCGCCGAGGGACTGTCCCTGGCCGCCCGCAGCGCGCTCATCGACTTCCGCGAGGTACGGCCCGGCGGCGCGGTGGAGCGGGTCTACGAGCGCTGGTCCGGCCCGCGGCGCCGGGTGCGCGACTCGGTCTGTCTGGAACTGCCCGCCCTCTCGATGGACGGACTGGTGAACAGGCTGCCCTCCTCGAAGGCCCAGCGGGTCCGGGCCAAGCTGCGCAAACTCACCGCTCTGGGCATCGAACGCCGGATCGTGCCGCCCGGTGAGGTGGACTCGGCGCTCCGCCGGCTGCTGGAGCTGCACCGACTGCAGTGGCAGGGCCGGAAGGTGACGTCCGAGCATCTCCAGAAACGGTTCGCCGAACACCTGGTCCGGTCGGTCGAACCGATGGTGAGCTCCGGGGACGCGGTGGTCACCGAGTTCCGGCTCGACGGCGCCGTGATGGCGGTGGACCTCACCCTGCTCTCCCCGAGGCTGGCGGGCGGCTATCTCTACGGGGCCCATCCCGATCTGCGCGAACGCAAGGCGGACGTCGCCGTGATGCTGCTGGACGCCTGCGCCCGGCACACCGAGGGGGACGCGCGCGGGGCCCTGAGCCTGCTCCGCGGCGACGAGCCCTACAAACACCACTGGCGTCCCGATCCCGTCGTCAACCAGCGGCTGCTGCTGGCCCGTCGGCGTACGGCGCCGCTGCTGTCGGCGGTGGTCTGCGACGTCCTCGCGCGCAGCCGCGGCAAGCAACTGGTGCGCCGCTGGCGGGAGCGTGGTGGCGACCGGTCGTGA
- a CDS encoding lipopolysaccharide biosynthesis protein produces MTEIPTRQHRPAEPAGPVETPAPAGPVGTAGPSGPPAARRRGLPPWTLLVAGVLLGGALGGAYGVEKTPTYTATSYVIAVPTEKSDPASALGFAQAYGRVATQLAVLGRAQARAGVPVRTLQRSVQTATSPDAPMVAVSATSSRPALAAGMANAVSRSLTEHANATRASTHVELLQFSAAMKPTAPSSPSPKVTALVGASAGGLLGGLVLLVRPRRDRHSARTASVPGPATAADARGQL; encoded by the coding sequence ATGACCGAAATCCCCACCAGGCAGCACCGCCCGGCCGAACCGGCCGGGCCCGTGGAGACACCCGCACCGGCCGGACCGGTGGGCACGGCCGGCCCCTCGGGCCCGCCCGCCGCCCGTCGCAGGGGTCTGCCGCCGTGGACCCTGCTGGTCGCCGGCGTGCTGCTCGGCGGCGCGCTCGGCGGCGCGTACGGCGTCGAGAAGACCCCCACCTACACGGCGACGAGTTATGTCATCGCCGTCCCGACCGAGAAGTCGGACCCGGCGTCGGCGCTCGGCTTCGCGCAGGCGTACGGCCGGGTCGCCACGCAGCTCGCGGTGCTCGGGCGCGCCCAGGCGCGGGCCGGGGTGCCGGTGCGGACCCTGCAGCGCAGCGTGCAGACCGCGACCTCGCCCGACGCGCCCATGGTCGCCGTGTCGGCCACGTCCTCGCGGCCGGCCCTCGCGGCCGGCATGGCCAACGCCGTCTCGCGCTCGCTGACCGAGCACGCCAACGCCACCCGTGCCAGTACGCACGTCGAACTCCTGCAGTTCTCCGCCGCGATGAAGCCGACCGCCCCCTCGTCGCCGTCGCCGAAGGTGACCGCGCTGGTCGGCGCGAGCGCGGGAGGGCTGCTGGGCGGCCTGGTCCTGCTGGTGCGCCCGCGGCGGGACCGGCACTCCGCCCGGACCGCCTCCGTGCCGGGTCCGGCGACCGCCGCCGACGCGCGCGGACAGCTGTGA
- a CDS encoding rodlin: protein MFKKAMAAAAVAASVVGVSAAAAPQALAIGDDNGTTSVSGNGASQSFGNSVTGGNMSPQLSLAQGTLNKLCVGLPAKANAGSLVGVLVPVAVQDIPVLSAPQNQQCAENSTQAKGDEPLSHLVDDIPVLSGNGVGNH, encoded by the coding sequence ATGTTCAAGAAGGCAATGGCCGCGGCGGCGGTCGCCGCTTCCGTCGTCGGTGTCTCGGCGGCGGCCGCGCCCCAGGCGCTTGCCATCGGTGACGACAACGGCACGACCTCCGTCAGCGGGAACGGCGCCAGCCAGTCGTTCGGCAACTCCGTGACCGGCGGCAACATGAGCCCGCAGCTCAGCCTCGCGCAGGGCACCCTGAACAAGCTCTGTGTCGGCCTGCCGGCCAAGGCGAACGCCGGTTCGCTCGTCGGCGTCCTCGTGCCCGTCGCCGTCCAGGACATTCCGGTCCTGTCGGCCCCGCAGAACCAGCAGTGCGCCGAGAACTCCACCCAGGCCAAGGGCGACGAGCCGCTGTCGCACCTGGTGGACGACATCCCGGTCCTGTCGGGCAACGGTGTCGGCAACCATTGA
- a CDS encoding glycoside hydrolase family 26 protein, which produces MAPQQQWSRSGRLAFVAAGIVAAITLAPSPGYAVGAGAVRATDPPAPTPASATPQAQTPVAPAPAVQPVPSTPSTGPADPARPTAPTAPTAPTAPTASVTPTAPPPAPAKPVTSPKPTAPAEPAPVVPRPAFGAYLDYGPMGVARIAQLSQWLGGAELSVGHTYLPGDRWSNIEGPPGFLDVWADWRRARADRMLVLNVPMMERNEENVSDPEVRALLRQGADGAFDQHFRALAQRLVRLRVPDTVIVLGWEMNGVTYTHRCGPDPETWKKYWNRIVTVMRSVPGQRFRFDFTPSRGLDAVPWTQCYPGDDTVDIIGMDSYDQPRGLSFDDEVKEPYGLQEHVDFAKAHGKPISYPEWGLFRNGDNAAYMKSMLAWMDDHRPLYNTLTDYCPHGVWQCTDNPKASEVYREVLSGHLGATPEPKPTPTPEPTPTPVPSVPKPVPTPVPTPVRPPGCSPVDLGDWAEYWLGGKLCLRFDWWSRNR; this is translated from the coding sequence GTGGCCCCACAACAGCAATGGTCCCGGAGCGGAAGGCTGGCATTCGTCGCGGCCGGCATCGTCGCGGCGATCACCCTGGCGCCGAGCCCGGGATACGCCGTGGGGGCCGGGGCGGTGCGCGCCACCGATCCTCCGGCACCGACACCGGCGTCGGCCACCCCGCAGGCGCAGACGCCCGTGGCCCCCGCACCGGCCGTGCAGCCAGTGCCGTCCACGCCGTCCACGGGCCCGGCCGATCCGGCGAGGCCGACCGCGCCGACCGCGCCGACCGCGCCGACCGCGCCGACCGCGTCCGTGACCCCCACCGCCCCACCCCCCGCCCCCGCGAAGCCGGTGACGTCCCCGAAGCCCACGGCGCCGGCCGAGCCCGCGCCGGTCGTGCCGCGCCCGGCCTTCGGGGCGTACCTCGACTACGGCCCGATGGGCGTGGCCAGGATCGCCCAGCTCAGCCAGTGGCTGGGCGGCGCCGAACTCAGCGTCGGGCACACGTACCTGCCGGGCGACCGCTGGAGCAACATCGAGGGCCCGCCCGGTTTCCTCGACGTGTGGGCGGACTGGCGGCGCGCCCGGGCCGACCGGATGCTGGTCCTCAACGTGCCGATGATGGAGCGCAACGAGGAGAACGTCTCCGACCCCGAGGTGCGCGCACTGCTGCGACAGGGCGCCGACGGCGCGTTCGACCAGCACTTCCGCGCGCTCGCCCAGCGGCTGGTCCGGCTGCGGGTGCCGGACACCGTCATCGTGCTCGGCTGGGAGATGAACGGCGTCACGTACACCCACCGCTGCGGGCCGGACCCGGAGACGTGGAAGAAGTACTGGAACCGGATCGTCACGGTGATGCGGTCGGTGCCGGGCCAGAGGTTCCGGTTCGACTTCACCCCGAGCCGGGGCCTGGACGCCGTTCCCTGGACGCAGTGCTATCCGGGTGACGACACGGTCGACATCATCGGCATGGACTCCTACGACCAGCCGCGCGGACTCTCGTTCGACGACGAGGTGAAGGAGCCGTACGGCCTCCAGGAACACGTGGACTTCGCCAAGGCCCACGGAAAGCCCATCTCGTACCCCGAATGGGGGCTCTTCCGCAACGGCGACAACGCGGCGTACATGAAGAGCATGCTCGCGTGGATGGACGACCACCGGCCGCTCTACAACACGCTGACCGACTACTGCCCGCACGGAGTGTGGCAGTGCACGGACAACCCGAAGGCCTCCGAGGTGTACCGCGAGGTGCTCTCCGGCCACCTCGGGGCGACCCCGGAGCCGAAGCCGACGCCGACCCCGGAGCCGACGCCGACCCCGGTGCCGTCCGTGCCCAAGCCGGTGCCGACGCCCGTTCCCACTCCGGTGCGCCCGCCCGGCTGCTCGCCGGTGGACCTGGGCGACTGGGCGGAGTACTGGCTCGGAGGGAAGCTCTGCCTCCGCTTCGACTGGTGGTCGCGCAACCGGTGA
- a CDS encoding glycosyltransferase, whose product MKALHIITGLGVGGAEQQLRLLLRHLPVDCDVVTLTNPGAVAEGLADDGVRVVHLGMAGNRDLAALPRLARLIREGRYDLVHTHLYRACVYGRIAARLAGVKAVVATEHSLGDSQMEGRGLNAGVRALYLASERLGRSTVAVSPTVADRLRRWGVPGPRIEVVPNGIDVDRFRFDPALRERTRRRLGLPKDAYVVGGVGRLTAGKRFDVLIRALAGLPPDNWLVLVGGGTEESVLRRTAQRAGVADRVLFTGERPTGGHPGCDLPSLTAAMDVLASPSAEEAFGLAVVEAMAAGLPVLYVSCPAVEDLSADAAPGAHRVQGGAESFVRALRAVRGAGPGPRSVPHAAHHYSITRSAAQLMDVYAAAVSSTPLGVSSS is encoded by the coding sequence ATGAAGGCCCTGCACATCATCACCGGCCTCGGGGTCGGCGGTGCGGAGCAGCAACTGCGGCTGCTCCTGCGGCATCTGCCCGTCGACTGCGACGTCGTCACGCTCACCAACCCCGGCGCGGTCGCCGAAGGGCTCGCCGACGACGGCGTGCGCGTCGTCCACCTCGGCATGGCCGGCAACCGGGACCTCGCCGCGCTCCCCCGGCTGGCGAGGCTGATCCGCGAGGGGCGCTACGACCTCGTGCACACGCACCTCTACCGGGCCTGCGTGTACGGCCGGATCGCCGCGCGGCTGGCCGGCGTGAAGGCGGTCGTGGCCACCGAACACTCCCTGGGCGACTCCCAGATGGAGGGGCGCGGGCTGAACGCGGGCGTCCGGGCGCTGTATCTCGCCAGCGAGCGGCTCGGCCGGTCCACCGTCGCCGTGTCGCCGACCGTGGCCGACCGGCTGCGGCGCTGGGGCGTGCCCGGACCGCGCATCGAGGTCGTCCCGAACGGCATCGACGTGGACCGCTTCCGCTTCGACCCGGCGCTGCGCGAACGCACCCGTCGCCGGCTCGGACTGCCGAAGGACGCCTACGTCGTGGGCGGCGTCGGCCGGCTCACGGCGGGCAAACGCTTCGACGTCCTGATCCGCGCGCTCGCCGGACTGCCCCCGGACAACTGGCTGGTGCTGGTCGGCGGCGGCACCGAGGAGAGCGTGCTGCGGCGGACCGCGCAGCGCGCCGGGGTCGCGGACCGGGTGCTGTTCACCGGCGAGCGCCCCACCGGCGGTCACCCCGGCTGCGATCTTCCCTCGCTGACCGCGGCCATGGACGTCCTCGCCTCGCCCAGCGCCGAAGAGGCCTTCGGACTCGCGGTGGTGGAGGCGATGGCGGCCGGTCTGCCGGTCCTGTACGTGTCCTGCCCCGCGGTCGAGGACCTGTCGGCGGACGCCGCGCCCGGCGCCCACCGGGTCCAGGGCGGCGCCGAGTCGTTCGTACGCGCCCTCCGGGCGGTCCGCGGGGCGGGTCCCGGGCCCCGTTCGGTACCGCACGCCGCCCACCACTACAGCATCACCCGCAGCGCCGCGCAGCTCATGGACGTGTACGCGGCCGCCGTCTCCAGCACCCCTCTGGGAGTGAGTTCCTCATGA
- a CDS encoding rodlin, whose product MIKKVMAAAAVAASVVGVSAAAAPQALAIGNDGGTTSTSGNGAMQSYGNSATYGNMSPQMALIQGSLNKPCIGLPAKANLGSLVGVVPIAVQDVPILSAPQNQQCVENSTQAKGDEPLSHILDDIPVLSGNGVGNR is encoded by the coding sequence GTGATCAAGAAGGTTATGGCCGCCGCCGCGGTCGCCGCTTCCGTCGTCGGCGTTTCCGCCGCGGCCGCGCCCCAGGCGCTGGCCATCGGAAACGACGGTGGCACGACGTCCACCAGCGGCAACGGTGCCATGCAGTCGTACGGAAACTCGGCGACGTACGGCAACATGAGCCCGCAGATGGCGCTCATCCAGGGCTCGCTGAACAAGCCCTGCATCGGCCTGCCGGCCAAGGCGAACCTCGGCTCGCTCGTCGGCGTGGTCCCGATCGCGGTGCAGGACGTCCCGATCCTCTCGGCCCCGCAGAACCAGCAGTGCGTCGAGAACTCGACGCAGGCCAAGGGCGACGAGCCGCTGTCGCACATCCTCGACGACATCCCGGTCCTCTCGGGCAACGGTGTGGGCAACAGGTAG
- a CDS encoding chaplin, producing the protein MTAEKGKHVKHKKSAAVAAGAIMALGMAAPAFADAGAEGAAIGSPGVLSGNVIQVPVHIPVNVCGNSIDVIGLLNPAFGNACANH; encoded by the coding sequence ATGACCGCAGAGAAGGGAAAGCACGTGAAGCACAAGAAGAGCGCTGCTGTCGCCGCCGGTGCCATCATGGCCCTGGGCATGGCCGCCCCGGCCTTCGCGGACGCCGGTGCCGAGGGCGCCGCCATCGGTTCCCCGGGTGTCCTCTCGGGCAACGTGATCCAGGTTCCCGTGCACATCCCCGTCAACGTGTGCGGCAACTCGATCGACGTCATCGGTCTGCTGAACCCGGCGTTCGGCAACGCCTGCGCCAACCACTGA
- a CDS encoding chaplin: protein MRQTLSKGMVMAAATTSILSLYGTPAFADAHAGGGAADSPGVGSGNTVQLPVNVPVNACGNTVNVIAALNPAFGNSCANGSGSQGSQVSRGVTHQPVHHVGRSVDGGGHVHHHGSGPYSGPSGTGSHHTGSHGTGSSGSVSHGSGPLDSGLLGSGSGASAYGETHGSPGIGSGNNVQAPVDVPVNVCGNTVDVVGIGNPAFGNHCDNGYGDTPPPPTTPPVVTPPPTTPPPVTPPVTPPVAPPVTPPVTPPVTPPVSPPAPPSLAHTGSEDMIGFSAASAALLIGGAVLYRRGRATSRR, encoded by the coding sequence GTGCGACAGACCCTGAGCAAGGGAATGGTCATGGCCGCGGCCACGACGAGCATCCTGTCCCTGTACGGCACCCCCGCGTTCGCGGACGCGCACGCCGGCGGCGGCGCGGCGGACTCGCCCGGCGTCGGATCGGGCAACACGGTCCAGCTTCCGGTGAACGTACCGGTGAACGCCTGCGGCAACACCGTCAACGTGATCGCCGCGCTCAACCCGGCCTTCGGGAACTCGTGCGCCAACGGCTCGGGTTCGCAGGGTTCGCAGGTGTCGCGCGGCGTGACGCACCAGCCCGTCCACCACGTGGGCCGGTCCGTCGACGGCGGCGGTCACGTGCACCACCACGGGTCGGGCCCCTACAGCGGCCCCTCGGGCACCGGTTCCCACCACACCGGTTCCCACGGCACGGGCTCCTCCGGCTCGGTCTCCCACGGCTCCGGCCCGCTGGACTCCGGCCTCCTCGGTTCGGGCTCCGGGGCCTCGGCGTACGGCGAGACGCACGGTTCGCCCGGCATCGGCTCGGGCAACAACGTGCAGGCGCCGGTGGACGTCCCGGTGAACGTCTGCGGCAACACCGTGGACGTGGTCGGCATCGGCAACCCCGCTTTCGGCAACCACTGCGACAACGGCTACGGCGACACCCCGCCGCCCCCCACGACGCCGCCGGTCGTCACGCCGCCCCCCACCACCCCGCCGCCGGTGACTCCGCCGGTGACTCCGCCGGTCGCCCCGCCGGTGACGCCGCCCGTCACTCCTCCGGTGACGCCGCCCGTGAGCCCGCCCGCTCCGCCCTCCCTGGCCCACACGGGCAGTGAGGACATGATCGGGTTCTCGGCCGCCAGCGCGGCGCTGCTGATCGGCGGCGCCGTCCTGTACCGGCGAGGCCGCGCCACGTCGCGTCGCTAG
- a CDS encoding polysaccharide deacetylase family protein: protein MYHSVGDCSEDPYSITVTQDRLDHQLGWLRRRGLRGVSMADLLAARARGKGRGLVGLTFDDGYADFVETALPVLRRHDCGATLFVLPGRLDGDNAWDPLGPRKPLLGAHGIRLAAAEGVEIGSHGLTHIDLTRVDDDVLRSEVAGSRAALADLTGARVDGFCYPYGTVDARVVDAVRDAGYGYGCGIDPGPLTGPHALPRVHIGQNDTSVRLLLKLKLHRLRRRPVQGA from the coding sequence ATGTACCACTCCGTGGGCGACTGTTCCGAGGACCCGTACAGCATCACCGTCACGCAGGACCGCCTCGACCACCAGCTGGGGTGGCTGAGGCGGCGCGGGCTGCGCGGTGTGAGCATGGCCGACCTGCTCGCCGCCCGCGCCCGCGGCAAGGGCCGCGGCCTGGTCGGTCTCACCTTCGACGACGGGTACGCCGACTTCGTCGAGACCGCCCTGCCCGTGCTGCGCCGGCACGACTGCGGCGCCACCCTCTTCGTCCTGCCCGGCCGGCTGGACGGCGACAACGCCTGGGACCCGCTCGGCCCCCGCAAGCCGCTGCTCGGCGCCCACGGCATCCGGCTGGCCGCCGCCGAGGGCGTCGAGATCGGCTCGCACGGCCTCACCCACATCGACCTGACCCGGGTCGACGACGACGTGCTGCGCTCCGAGGTCGCCGGCAGCCGAGCGGCCCTCGCGGATCTGACCGGTGCCCGCGTCGACGGCTTCTGCTACCCCTACGGAACCGTCGACGCGCGGGTCGTGGACGCCGTCCGCGACGCCGGCTACGGCTACGGCTGCGGAATCGACCCCGGCCCGCTGACCGGCCCGCACGCCCTGCCGCGCGTCCACATCGGGCAGAACGACACCTCCGTCCGCCTCCTGCTGAAACTCAAGCTGCACCGGTTGCGGCGGCGCCCGGTCCAGGGGGCCTGA
- a CDS encoding murein biosynthesis integral membrane protein MurJ produces MTVQPPRAATDDDGAGTDGLRALSPARDTAPARTPSAPHTLPSPPLSSAPSVPSGPSVPSAPLFSVTPPLPSAPMLSSTPAIPSAPAPSSETPSREASSREAPSPETPSAAPPAPPSGETASNRFLAKAALVTIALSVAGALLGLGRDQALAHLFGADSATDAFLVAWTLPEFAATLLIEDGLAFVLVPAFSMAVARRAQGAVGDPVRALVATTLPRLTLAVTAVAALLIAGAPYLVEALAPGLPDPALAVDCTRLTATCVFTFGLAGYCSAALRAHRRFVAPAAIYVAYNTGIITAMFVLGGRWGVRAAALGVAVGGALMVVAQAPSLWRQLRHHEVSADGSAVAEARPMDLTLISTVLLFALCRQSQVLIERFLASSLPAGAISHLNYAQKVAQMPMVLSLMLCTVTFPVVAQAMAEGDTERARVRVERDLALVSCTVLLGTAAVVACAPQIIQLLFQRGAFTAQDTSATAAVMRVYAVGLLGHTLVGALVRSYFSSGRPTWYPLFAMTAGIVATSWIGALAVGSFGVCGIAAANAGGITLSALLLLYGMGPRNVPIRTRRVVAELGKPVRAALVAGAAGALCASRAHSPLVGLVLGGTVVTAVFAVLAWALGIQALAPVLRSLKRRLPHVRFR; encoded by the coding sequence ATGACGGTGCAGCCTCCACGGGCGGCGACCGACGACGACGGCGCCGGCACCGACGGCCTGCGGGCCCTCTCACCCGCTCGCGACACCGCCCCTGCCCGCACCCCGTCCGCCCCGCACACCCTCCCCTCGCCACCCCTCTCCTCCGCCCCGTCGGTCCCGTCTGGCCCGTCCGTCCCGTCCGCCCCGCTCTTCTCCGTCACCCCACCTCTCCCCTCCGCCCCGATGCTCTCCTCCACCCCGGCGATCCCCTCAGCCCCCGCTCCCTCCTCCGAAACCCCCTCGCGGGAAGCCTCCTCCAGGGAAGCCCCCTCCCCGGAGACCCCCTCCGCAGCGCCCCCCGCGCCCCCCTCCGGGGAAACCGCCTCCAACCGGTTCCTCGCCAAGGCCGCCCTCGTCACGATCGCGCTGTCCGTCGCCGGAGCCCTGCTGGGTCTCGGCCGCGACCAGGCCCTCGCGCACCTGTTCGGAGCCGACTCGGCGACGGACGCCTTCCTGGTCGCCTGGACCCTGCCGGAGTTCGCGGCGACGCTGCTGATCGAGGACGGCCTCGCCTTCGTGCTCGTACCGGCGTTCAGCATGGCGGTGGCGCGGCGCGCCCAGGGAGCCGTCGGCGACCCGGTCCGCGCCCTGGTCGCCACGACCCTGCCCCGGCTGACGCTCGCCGTCACGGCCGTCGCCGCGCTGCTGATCGCCGGGGCGCCCTACCTCGTCGAGGCCCTCGCGCCGGGCCTGCCGGATCCGGCACTCGCCGTGGACTGCACCCGGTTGACGGCCACCTGCGTGTTCACCTTCGGGCTCGCCGGGTACTGCAGCGCCGCGCTGCGGGCACACCGCCGGTTCGTCGCGCCCGCGGCCATCTACGTCGCGTACAACACCGGCATCATCACGGCGATGTTCGTCCTCGGCGGCCGGTGGGGGGTGCGGGCGGCGGCCCTCGGGGTCGCGGTCGGCGGCGCCCTCATGGTGGTCGCGCAGGCGCCCTCGCTGTGGCGGCAGCTCAGGCACCACGAGGTGAGCGCGGACGGGTCGGCCGTCGCGGAGGCGCGTCCGATGGACCTGACGCTGATCAGCACGGTGCTGCTCTTCGCCCTGTGCCGCCAGTCCCAGGTCCTGATCGAACGGTTCCTGGCCTCGTCCCTGCCCGCCGGCGCCATCTCGCACCTGAACTACGCGCAGAAGGTCGCCCAGATGCCGATGGTGCTCTCGCTGATGCTGTGCACCGTCACCTTCCCGGTGGTGGCGCAGGCGATGGCCGAGGGCGACACCGAGCGGGCCCGCGTCCGGGTGGAACGCGACCTGGCGCTGGTCTCCTGCACCGTGCTGCTCGGCACCGCGGCGGTCGTCGCCTGCGCGCCCCAGATCATCCAACTGCTCTTCCAGCGAGGTGCGTTCACCGCTCAGGACACCTCGGCCACCGCCGCCGTGATGCGGGTCTACGCGGTCGGGCTGCTCGGCCACACGCTGGTGGGCGCGCTCGTCCGCTCGTACTTCTCGTCGGGGCGGCCCACCTGGTACCCGCTCTTCGCGATGACCGCCGGGATCGTCGCGACCTCGTGGATCGGGGCGCTCGCCGTCGGGAGCTTCGGGGTGTGCGGGATCGCCGCGGCCAACGCGGGCGGCATCACTCTCAGCGCCCTGCTGCTGCTGTACGGCATGGGCCCGCGCAATGTGCCGATCCGCACCCGTCGGGTGGTCGCCGAACTGGGCAAGCCGGTGCGCGCGGCGCTCGTCGCGGGCGCGGCCGGGGCACTCTGCGCGAGCCGCGCGCACTCCCCCCTGGTGGGTCTCGTACTCGGCGGCACCGTCGTGACCGCCGTCTTCGCCGTGCTGGCCTGGGCCCTGGGCATCCAGGCCCTCGCACCCGTCCTCCGTTCCCTCAAACGAAGGCTGCCGCATGTCCGTTTCCGCTGA